TCCACACTTAAAGGAAAAgtgttgacattttgagaaatacttATTAACGTTGTGGTTGGAAGACAGATGAGGAGGGCGATGCCGCTCCTGTACCTGTCTGTCAAATACGACTTTTTTTGTGAGGGGACTGACTTACCACCGAGCATTGTTATACAAACTTGTGTGGACGCCTTTTTTCAGTGCCGGTGCTGTTTGTCAGATGTTTTGATAGTTCATAAACTTTCTACAAATGATCAACAGggtgcaggattttttttttatttacctctatttctttgattatttgtttttcccAGGGTGCAGAGAGAGCAGCTGGCAGCCATCTTCCAGCTGCTGAAAGACAACAAGGAGACGTTTGGGGAGGTGTCGGAGGGAGACATGGAGGAGCAGCTAAGGCTTTACTCCATCTGAGACTCCTCCCTGACTCAGCTCTTTGTGTTGCATTGCACCCTCTGACTGTGAGGGCTACTGAAGAACCCGTCCAGTGCCCCTATTCTTCAATAAACCAGTTCACAGTATTCAGCACAGCTGTACCACCGAGTCAGCAGCTCTTCTCACTTGTAATTTAACATAACatactgatttttgttttcttgtgctgctttttttttgtgacattgtTCCATTCAAACTACAGTCTGTCTTTAAGCCTGAAAAAGGAGCAAATGCGTGGTTAAGTGTGAGTTTGTCTCAGGGGAGTCTGGCCACTGTATGACAACTACTTCAAGGCTGTTGTTCAGGCCAGTTTGTATTACTTGTCATCCAAAGTGCAGTCCACATGAAGACCAAAGGCACCAAAAACAGCAGGACCTTTCCCCACCCAGAGCAGAAGGGAGTGTCTAGCTACCAATTTGCAAATAAGGACCAAAAGAGATAAAGGACTATTGTTATGCTTTAgttttatattataataaaaacaaatgttaatttattacaaaactttttttaataattCAATTCCATCTTTGTCTTATGTTTAACTTTTATCTGTAACAGGTATGAATCCTTGCCAAGTTAGCTCTGCATATCTTCCCCTTTGTTGCGTAATAAACCACATTATGCACTAACGTGAATGTCtgcgcgtgtgtgtgagtggtttCATTGTGTCTCTCTCTATCAGTGCACTGTTCCATAGCCCTGCCCCACTAGCTCTTTGTGACAGGATGTCAAATACTCAAGGTAGCTTTGATACCTGGGCACAAATTCCATGAGGAAAAGCAAACACTTGTCTGCTTTTAATTGAACAGTAAAGACTCCATTTCACAGGGATGGCTTTCCAAACCCCTgggattttttctttgttgtttctgatttcaGTCagcattttacttttcattttatcctgGGCATATTTGTCAGAAAACTTGAGGtaagtttgtatttgtattttgtctaCACTAACACTGAGGATTTTTCTTTAAGGAAATGTCTTGGCTGATTCTTAACGTGTTGCatcttttgctcttttgtcaAATTTCCAATTTAGCTGGACTGCTCTCTCAGGAGGACACAGTGATGACGACTGGTTGTTTGATGATAATGTTACATTATGGTATAAAAGAGGAAACTGGACTCTGGTGCCTGATGTGGTTATCAAAAAAATTCACGAGTCCCTCGGAATAAAATCAGTAACAAAGCTAAAACCTGATCAAGTGAAAACCACCATACATGGACCTCCACCTGTGCCTGAGACTCCCATGCCTCCACTCTCCAAAAAGGACTTTGAGAAGCTTCCCCAGTGGGATTTTGAAGATGTTTATAACCAGGACGCCCCACCCAGACAGACAGTAAGCATGTTTTGACAAGACAGGGCAGAGATGAGTTAAATTAGTCACTTTCTAGGATTAGGTAAACTTGGCTGATGTCTGCACAGCCTCGTGTTGTGATGTGCGCCTTTGGTGTGACCTgcatgtattttctgtttgctttttccCTTCATTGTTTCACAGTATCACTGCCTTTGATTACAATCAATTCTATTCCATTTGTGTGACTTACATTCCCCCACCTGCTCAAATCACCTGTTCAGTTCTGTCACCTTGATTTACCTGCTGTTTATTCATCTGTGTGAGACATTCACTAAATCAGTTGTTTTAGACAAACTCTGACTAAATCAAATTTcctattttttattgtttattttcctaTTACAATTATTCcctatttaatattttattctaCATTCTCAGACCTGTGCCCAGTCTCTGCGAAACTCTCAAGATGAGAGCTTCAAGAAGGCATTCCTCCCCAATATTTGCTTGTTCCTGCACAAAGATAATATGAACATGAGCGAGTGGAACCGACTCTCACATTTTAACAATCCTTTCGGTTTCATGGAGTACAAGTACAACGGTAGGTGTTTCTGTGTTATTGTTTGCATGATACCAATGCACGGGTGTGTTGAAACCATGTTAAATAATTACTTTGTGTGGTTTCTGGGCAGTGGACATTTACCAGTCTCATTGCTTTTCTCTACTTCTTCCTTCTTCTGGGTATTGTCAACTACAACCTACCCACAAGTAAAAATGTGACTCACTGAGGCAGATGACAAGTTTTGGTATATCTTTTTTAACTCTTGATGAACAATGAGAAAATGGTAAAATGATGCTGTGATTTTTCTAGCTCTGTCAACTTCTTCCTAGGTagaaattttatttaaatctaataAATATCTTTATAGTAACAATAAATTagatgactgtgtgtaatgtgaaagggagCAAATTTCCACCCAACTATAGTTCTCCTCAGCTATACACAGTTTTAAAAGCATCTTTAagccttgtttttctctgccctGCAACTTTACTGTCTTGGTTCTTAAATCCTACTGTATTCTACTGCCTGGCACCAAATGGCAACAGGTGGTAATCACAGTGGAGCACTTGGCAGCCACGGAGGGTTTATGGGATATACATCACTGCAAGACAGCTGCttgagataaaaagaaaaaaaaataaaacagatatgaaaatcacaatgaaagaaataaaatatacataaagCTTGGAAAAAGCCAAGGAGAAAAAGTGTTAGTTCAGAGAAGATATTCTGTAGAAGTGGTTTTTAAGATGAGATTAGAAAAGCGAATATTGGACtaaatttattcattttataacTGCAAAGGTAAGCTAATGTTGGATGTGTAAAGAAACAACTATGGGCAACTTTATGAGGTGATAAATTTCTTcaggtttaaagtttaaaaagtttgaaaaacaaGCACCATATTTTGACCTTAATATTACATCATGCTTCTACAGCATtgcatgtatgtgcacatgATGCTTCCACAGAATTCATTTGCATGTGAAGTTTCCTGATTTTGGAGTGGGGtgaggtggagggcaacatgtTACATAGTCAAATTATCAGTTagtgcacagacacaaaaacagtcaCCTATTATTTAAATCTATGGTGAAGATTATAACATACAGTTATGCAGCATTATCATTCACTTGGAGTCAAGTCCagtattctctctctttttgctctgtttttggtctctaccaactccagAGAAGAAAACTATTATACTACAATATATACTATAAAGTCTATTCTATTCTGTATTCTTGGTTTGCAGATGTGATGGCTTCAGTGAAGTTGATCCCAAAGCCAAAGGAGCCTTTGCTCCCTCCAAAACCAGGCAGTGGTGGCTGTGTGCGCTGTGCTGTGGTGGGCAATGGGGGGATCCTCAATGGCTCTAAAATGGGGAAAGAGATCGATTCGCACGACTACATTTTTCggtaagaaagagagagagaacaaaccTGGCAATTGTGTT
Above is a window of Lates calcarifer isolate ASB-BC8 linkage group LG23, TLL_Latcal_v3, whole genome shotgun sequence DNA encoding:
- the LOC108876231 gene encoding LOW QUALITY PROTEIN: alpha-N-acetylgalactosaminide alpha-2,6-sialyltransferase 2-like (The sequence of the model RefSeq protein was modified relative to this genomic sequence to represent the inferred CDS: substituted 2 bases at 2 genomic stop codons), with the translated sequence MAFQTPGIFSLLFLISVSILLFILSWAYLSENLSWTALSGGHSDDDWLFDDNVTLWYKRGNWTLVPDVVIKKIHESLGIKSVTKLKPDQVKTTIHGPPPVPETPMPPLSKKDFEKLPQWDFEDVYNQDAPPRQTTCAQSLRNSQDESFKKAFLPNICLFLHKDNMNMSEWNRLSHFNNPFGFMEYKYNDVMASVKLIPKPKEPLLPPKPGSGGCVRCAVVGNGGILNGSKMGKEIDSHDYIFRMNGAAITGYEEDVGSRTSVYVHTAHAITTSLYVFRKYGYKSAPHDEVLKFKQQXIXNTVLIPEGMRDFNWLKGLLKGERIAEGPYKNKRPRTYYSGQYNESRFYVLHQDFLRYVRNRFLKSPNLNARFWAIVRPTNGAFALFLALHTCDTVNAYGFMTENYTKYPNYYLERHAKTSVIFYINHDYILEMKTWKKLHDAKIIKLYQRLDSETGTEKPKPHLQTENGIKN